One Actinospica robiniae DSM 44927 genomic region harbors:
- a CDS encoding DUF6912 family protein: MRVYLPGTIALLEQLEKERTVPAGRAYAVTEALRAWYLEGDEEELEYAALTAAARASLRLLAADPALPDARALRVVLAADVPEARIRAGAAESEDPGVIDITEPVRLKDIASLHVDEAAAREAVRAALAALAADPAEGDPEAELAVDAVEDFDLLWYGVQELGQLT, translated from the coding sequence ATGCGCGTCTATCTGCCTGGCACGATCGCCCTTCTGGAGCAGCTCGAGAAGGAGCGCACGGTGCCCGCGGGCCGGGCGTACGCGGTCACCGAGGCCCTGCGCGCGTGGTACCTGGAGGGCGACGAGGAGGAGCTCGAGTACGCGGCCCTGACCGCCGCCGCACGGGCCTCGCTGCGCCTGCTGGCCGCCGATCCCGCGCTGCCGGACGCCCGCGCGCTGCGGGTGGTGCTGGCCGCCGACGTGCCGGAGGCGCGGATCCGCGCGGGGGCCGCGGAATCGGAGGACCCGGGCGTGATCGATATCACAGAGCCCGTACGGCTCAAGGACATCGCCTCGCTGCACGTGGACGAGGCCGCCGCTCGGGAGGCGGTGCGGGCGGCGCTGGCCGCGCTGGCGGCGGACCCCGCCGAGGGTGACCCCGAGGCCGAGCTCGCCGTCGACGCCGTCGAGGACTTCGACCTGCTCTGGTACGGCGTGCAGGAGCTCGGCCAGCTGACCTGA
- a CDS encoding NAD-glutamate dehydrogenase, whose amino-acid sequence MVTQTDPAKTQLLGEAAELARSGEPTPAGAGEVGETVINRYYRHVALDDLADRSPADLVGAAASSAQLAAQRPQGTAKIRVLTPTVEQDGWRARGGRSVVEIVTDDMPFLVDSVTAELSRRGHGIHTLFHPVLAVDRDLAGKLREIYDADPAGAPAGAVVESWMHIEIGRLADEAGAASSLEADLRRVLQDVREAVEDWPKMRAAALGAADALDGAQGAGAQAAGLGFDELSAGQELLRWLVDGHFTFLGYREYELLTENGEDRLRAVTGTGLGILRADQALAGPGSFSKLPPEVRARAREPRLLVLTKANSRSTVHRPGYLDYIGVKVFNEAGQVVGERRILGLFSAAAYSESVLRIPVVRQKVRQVLDVHGYSVNSHSGKDLLQILESYPRDELFQIPVPELADISGSVLHLQERRRVRLFLREDVYSRFFSALVYLPRDLYDTANRLKLQRILLEELHGDVIDYTVRSTESVLTRLHFVIRVAGGERLPEVDAEQIERRLARALRTWNDALTDVLGEQVGGQRANALLADYADAFPEGYKADFPPERAAQDLARIEAIHGDDRTDSSLAVYRRPDAAPDEYRLKIFRVGRMITLAEVLPILQRFGVEVLEEQPYELNRRCGDTAWILDFGLRVTDAEVLQDPSARDRFTAAFAAVWSGSAENDGFNALVLSSGLGWRQASILRAYVKYLRQGGVSFSQDYFEQVLGANTRIVRLLVRLFEAAFDPAHVSAGHELVDGMIEEIEGALDTVASLDEDRILRSLLAVIRATLRTNFYQLDAEGGVKPYVSFKINAPAVPDLPMPRPKFEIWVYSARVEGVHLRFGKVARGGLRWSDRREDFRTEILGLAKAQMVKNVVIVPVGAKGGFVVKNPVDPSDREAFLAEGVACYQMFIRGLLDITDNLVDGQIVAPKDVVRFDGDDHYLVVAADKGTATFSDIANAVAAEYGFWLGDAFASGGSVGYDHKVMGITSRGAWESVKRHFRELGVDTQSQPFTVVGIGDMSGDVFGNGLLRSRHAKLIAAFDHRHIFVDPDPDPERSFVERQRLFELPRSSWADYDQSLISDGGGVFPRTAKSIPVTPQLRHALGLPENALRTTPAELMRAILLAPVDLLWNGGIGTYVKSAGESHADVGDKANDAIRVNGGDLRVKVVGEGGNLGCTQLGRIEYALQGGPDSAGGRMNTDALDNSAGVDTSDHEVNIKILVDQAVKSGALPTGERTALLSSMTDEIADLVLADNYGQNVALASSVAQAPQLLHVHARYMRALASAGQLNRELEFLPRERVIQERRQAGAGLTQPELAVVLAYTKIVLNEELLASNLLEDPYLEADLFAYFPSAVRERLRDLISTHPLRREIIATQVVNNLVNNAGTTFIFRMREETGAGAEEIARAHIVAREVFNLETFWTAVDELDNKVSAEVQTRMRLTGRRLTERGARWFLLNRKHPIDISAQVEAFGAGVAEVVGQLPKLLKGNDAAQLAAATNELVAAGVPQALAARCAAASAAYSALDIVEVAWDSGRAPVEVAECYFDLVDRLGIGALRDRITALPRTDRWETMARAAVREDLYSAQAALTFDVLAAAPGEADAEARYAAWVEKNQAAVERAKVILDEISSADSFDLAILSVALRVIRTLLRANAM is encoded by the coding sequence ATGGTGACGCAGACGGACCCGGCGAAGACGCAGCTGCTCGGGGAGGCGGCCGAGCTGGCCAGATCCGGCGAGCCGACGCCGGCCGGGGCGGGCGAGGTCGGCGAGACGGTGATCAACCGCTACTACCGGCATGTGGCCCTGGACGATCTGGCCGACCGCTCGCCGGCCGATCTGGTCGGCGCCGCCGCCTCCAGCGCGCAGCTGGCCGCGCAGCGCCCGCAGGGCACCGCCAAGATCAGGGTGCTGACCCCGACGGTGGAGCAGGACGGCTGGCGGGCCCGGGGCGGGCGCAGCGTGGTCGAGATCGTCACCGACGACATGCCGTTCCTGGTCGACTCGGTCACCGCCGAGCTCTCCCGCCGCGGCCACGGCATCCACACCCTGTTCCACCCGGTCCTCGCGGTCGACCGGGACCTGGCCGGCAAGCTGCGCGAGATCTACGACGCCGACCCGGCCGGGGCGCCGGCCGGAGCCGTGGTCGAGTCCTGGATGCACATCGAGATCGGCCGGCTGGCCGACGAGGCGGGCGCGGCCTCCTCGCTCGAGGCCGACCTGCGCCGGGTGCTGCAGGACGTGCGCGAGGCGGTGGAGGACTGGCCGAAGATGCGCGCGGCCGCCCTCGGCGCCGCCGACGCGCTGGACGGGGCGCAGGGCGCCGGCGCGCAGGCCGCCGGGCTGGGCTTCGACGAGCTCTCGGCCGGCCAGGAGCTGCTGCGCTGGCTCGTGGACGGCCACTTCACCTTCCTCGGCTACCGCGAGTACGAGCTGCTGACCGAGAACGGCGAGGACCGGCTGCGCGCGGTCACCGGCACCGGCCTCGGCATCCTGCGCGCCGACCAGGCGCTGGCCGGCCCCGGTTCGTTCTCCAAGCTCCCGCCGGAGGTGCGCGCCCGCGCCCGCGAGCCGCGCCTGCTGGTGCTCACCAAGGCCAACTCCCGCTCCACCGTGCACCGTCCGGGCTACCTCGACTACATCGGCGTGAAGGTCTTCAACGAGGCCGGGCAGGTCGTCGGGGAGCGGCGCATCCTGGGTCTGTTCTCCGCCGCCGCGTACTCCGAGTCGGTGCTGCGCATCCCGGTGGTGCGCCAGAAGGTCCGGCAGGTGCTGGACGTGCACGGCTACTCGGTCAACTCGCACTCCGGCAAGGACCTGCTGCAGATCCTCGAGTCCTACCCGCGCGACGAGCTGTTCCAGATCCCGGTGCCCGAGCTCGCGGACATCTCCGGCTCGGTGCTGCACCTGCAGGAGCGCCGCCGGGTGCGGCTGTTCCTGCGCGAGGACGTCTACAGCCGCTTCTTCTCGGCCCTCGTCTACCTTCCGCGCGACCTGTACGACACCGCCAACCGGCTCAAGCTCCAGCGCATCCTGCTCGAGGAGCTGCACGGCGACGTCATCGACTACACCGTGCGCTCCACCGAGTCGGTGCTCACCCGGCTGCACTTCGTCATCCGGGTGGCCGGCGGCGAGCGGCTGCCCGAGGTGGACGCCGAGCAGATCGAGCGCCGGCTCGCCCGGGCCCTGCGCACCTGGAACGACGCGCTGACCGACGTGCTGGGCGAGCAGGTCGGCGGGCAGCGGGCGAACGCGCTGCTGGCCGACTACGCCGACGCGTTCCCGGAGGGCTACAAGGCCGACTTCCCGCCGGAGCGGGCCGCCCAGGACCTGGCCCGGATCGAGGCCATCCACGGCGACGACCGCACCGACTCCTCGCTCGCGGTCTACCGCCGGCCGGACGCCGCGCCGGACGAGTACCGGCTCAAGATCTTCCGGGTGGGCCGGATGATCACGCTGGCCGAGGTGCTCCCGATCCTGCAGCGCTTCGGCGTCGAGGTGCTCGAGGAGCAGCCCTACGAGCTCAACCGCCGGTGCGGGGACACGGCCTGGATCCTCGACTTCGGCCTGCGGGTGACGGACGCCGAGGTGCTCCAGGACCCCTCCGCCCGAGACCGGTTCACCGCCGCGTTCGCCGCGGTGTGGTCCGGCTCGGCCGAGAACGACGGCTTCAACGCGCTGGTGCTCTCCTCCGGCCTTGGCTGGCGCCAGGCCAGCATCCTGCGCGCGTACGTGAAGTACCTGCGCCAGGGCGGGGTCTCGTTCAGCCAGGACTACTTCGAGCAGGTGCTGGGCGCCAACACCCGGATCGTGCGGCTGCTGGTGCGCCTGTTCGAGGCGGCCTTCGACCCGGCCCACGTCAGTGCCGGGCACGAGCTGGTCGACGGCATGATCGAGGAGATCGAGGGGGCGCTCGACACCGTCGCCTCGCTCGACGAGGACCGCATCCTGCGCTCCCTGCTCGCGGTGATCCGGGCCACCCTGCGCACGAACTTCTACCAGCTCGACGCCGAGGGCGGGGTCAAACCGTACGTCTCGTTCAAGATCAACGCCCCGGCGGTGCCGGACCTGCCGATGCCCCGGCCGAAGTTCGAGATCTGGGTCTACTCGGCCCGGGTCGAGGGCGTGCACCTGCGCTTCGGCAAGGTCGCCCGCGGCGGCCTGCGCTGGTCCGACCGGCGCGAGGACTTCCGCACCGAGATCCTCGGCCTGGCCAAGGCGCAGATGGTCAAGAACGTGGTGATCGTGCCGGTCGGGGCCAAGGGCGGGTTCGTGGTGAAGAACCCGGTCGACCCCTCCGACCGGGAGGCGTTCCTGGCCGAGGGCGTGGCCTGCTACCAGATGTTCATCAGGGGCCTGCTGGACATCACGGACAACCTGGTGGACGGTCAGATCGTCGCGCCCAAGGACGTGGTGCGCTTCGACGGGGACGACCACTACCTGGTCGTCGCGGCCGACAAGGGCACCGCGACCTTCTCCGACATCGCCAACGCGGTCGCCGCCGAGTACGGCTTCTGGCTCGGCGACGCGTTCGCCTCCGGCGGCTCGGTCGGCTACGACCACAAGGTCATGGGCATCACCTCGCGCGGCGCCTGGGAGTCGGTCAAGCGGCACTTCCGCGAGCTCGGCGTGGACACCCAGAGCCAGCCGTTCACCGTCGTCGGCATCGGCGACATGTCCGGCGACGTGTTCGGCAACGGCCTGCTGCGCTCCCGGCACGCCAAGCTGATCGCGGCCTTCGACCACCGGCACATCTTCGTCGACCCGGATCCGGACCCGGAGCGCTCCTTCGTCGAGCGGCAGCGGCTGTTCGAGCTGCCCCGGTCCAGCTGGGCGGACTACGACCAGTCGCTGATCTCCGACGGCGGCGGCGTCTTCCCGCGCACGGCCAAGTCGATCCCGGTCACCCCGCAGCTGCGCCACGCGCTCGGCCTGCCGGAGAACGCGCTGCGCACCACCCCGGCCGAGCTGATGCGCGCGATCCTGCTCGCACCGGTGGACCTGCTGTGGAACGGCGGCATCGGCACCTACGTGAAGTCGGCCGGCGAGTCGCACGCGGACGTCGGCGACAAGGCCAACGACGCGATCCGGGTCAACGGCGGCGACCTGCGGGTCAAGGTGGTCGGCGAGGGCGGCAACCTCGGCTGCACCCAGCTCGGCCGGATCGAGTACGCGCTGCAGGGCGGCCCGGACTCCGCCGGCGGCCGGATGAACACCGACGCGCTGGACAACTCGGCCGGCGTGGACACCTCGGACCACGAGGTGAACATCAAGATCCTGGTGGACCAGGCGGTCAAGTCCGGCGCGCTGCCGACCGGGGAGCGCACCGCGCTGCTCTCCTCGATGACCGACGAGATCGCCGACCTCGTGCTCGCCGACAACTACGGCCAGAACGTGGCGCTGGCCTCGTCGGTGGCCCAGGCGCCGCAGCTGCTGCACGTGCACGCGCGGTACATGCGGGCCCTGGCCTCGGCCGGCCAGCTCAACCGGGAGCTCGAGTTCCTGCCGCGCGAGCGGGTGATCCAGGAGCGCCGCCAGGCCGGCGCCGGGCTGACCCAGCCGGAGCTCGCGGTGGTGCTGGCCTACACGAAGATCGTGCTCAACGAGGAGCTGCTGGCCAGCAACCTGCTCGAGGACCCGTACCTCGAGGCGGACCTGTTCGCCTACTTCCCCAGCGCCGTGCGCGAGCGGCTGCGCGACCTGATCTCCACCCACCCGCTGCGCCGCGAGATCATCGCCACCCAGGTGGTGAACAACCTGGTCAACAACGCCGGCACCACCTTCATCTTCCGGATGCGGGAGGAGACCGGCGCCGGCGCCGAGGAGATCGCCCGGGCGCACATCGTGGCCCGCGAGGTGTTCAACCTGGAGACCTTCTGGACCGCGGTCGACGAGCTCGACAACAAGGTCTCGGCCGAGGTGCAGACCCGGATGCGGCTGACCGGGCGGCGGCTGACCGAGCGCGGAGCCCGCTGGTTCCTGCTCAACCGCAAGCACCCGATCGACATCTCGGCCCAGGTCGAGGCGTTCGGCGCGGGCGTGGCCGAGGTGGTCGGGCAACTGCCGAAGCTGCTCAAGGGCAACGACGCGGCCCAGCTCGCCGCGGCCACCAACGAACTGGTGGCGGCGGGCGTCCCGCAGGCGCTGGCCGCCCGCTGCGCCGCCGCGTCGGCCGCCTACTCGGCACTGGACATCGTCGAGGTGGCCTGGGACAGCGGCCGGGCCCCGGTGGAAGTGGCCGAGTGCTACTTCGACCTCGTCGACCGCCTCGGCATCGGCGCGCTGCGGGACCGGATCACCGCCCTGCCGCGCACCGACCGGTGGGAGACGATGGCCCGCGCGGCGGTGCGCGAGGACCTCTACAGCGCCCAGGCCGCGCTCACCTTCGACGTGCTGGCCGCCGCCCCCGGCGAGGCCGACGCGGAGGCCCGGTACGCCGCGTGGGTGGAGAAGAACCAGGCGGCGGTGGAGCGCGCGAAGGTGATCCTGGACGAGATCTCCTCGGCCGACTCGTTCGACCTGGCGATCCTGTCGGTGGCGCTGCGGGTGATCAGGACCCTGCTGCGGGCCAACGCGATGTAG